CGAACTGGTCGCCACGAATGGCATCGACGGACACACGGCCGCTCGGGCTGTTGATCAGCGCGAACGGAACCGGCAGAAGCACGCGCTTCTTGCTCTTTGCGACCTCGACTTCGAGATAGCGGGCAATGACTTCGGCCCGGTCGACCCAGACCTCGGTCACCGTGCCGCCGACCTGGCCGTCACAGCCGATCACCGGCATGCCGACCGGATTGGGGTCACGCGGATCGAGGAACATGCCCTTCGCCGCACGCAGCGGCGCGATGATCGGCAGGTTGTCGAGTCCGGCCTCCGGAACGTCCTGACGCTGGGCGTAGGAGCCGGGGCCGACGCCGTCGGCGAACGGGTCGCCGGTCGGCGCGAACGCTGCACCCGGCCACGGAGCGACCGGAGCCAGCGCGACGTTGGGACGATCGTTGCTGACGCTCGGCACGGTCCGGGTCGCACCACCGCGCAGCAGATAGGTCTTCGGATCCGGCGAAGCCGGAATGCCGGTCTTCCGCAGCCGGCCCGTGCCGGTGTCGGGGATCAGCGGATATCCTTCGCGCTTGTCTTCACGGCGAAGATAGAAGAGCAAGCCTGCGAAGAAGATCCAAAATACGTACAGGGTAACCTGTGCTAAGTCCAAATACGCTCCGGGTTGCATGGGACCGACCCCTTCCTCTTTGTTAACCTGGAAATTCGGCTAGGCCGAACTTGGATGAAGGCTGCGCGTAGTTCGGCCGTGCGACCCGCACGAGAGGACCTACCGCAACCAACGTTGCGAACAGCAACGCGATCTCGATGTTGTAGACGAAGCCGTAACCGATCGCGGGCCCCGACAGCACGGCGCCGAGCATGCCGCTGTCGGCGAGCGAAGCGAACAAATCGCGCAGACCGCCGCCGAGCAGGATGCCGCCGCCCGCCGCGGTGGCCTGCACCGCGCCCCAGGCACCGAGCGCGAGCCCGGGTTCGCTGTCGGAACCGATCTGCATCGCTGCGGTCAGCGTGCCGGCCGCGAACAGGCCTCCGCCCAGCCCGATCAGCGCGGTGCCGATCCGGAACAGAACAACCGATTGCGCCGGCGCCGCCAGCGCGACGGCCGCAAACGCGAAGATGCCGATCAGCGCGCCGAAGCCGGCGATCCGATACGGATCGCTGCCGCGTCCGAGCGTCCGCGCCGCGAGGCCGAAGCCGGCCAGCGTGCCGAGCGCGAAAAACGCGGTC
The DNA window shown above is from Rhodopseudomonas palustris HaA2 and carries:
- the puhA gene encoding photosynthetic reaction center subunit H, producing the protein MQPGAYLDLAQVTLYVFWIFFAGLLFYLRREDKREGYPLIPDTGTGRLRKTGIPASPDPKTYLLRGGATRTVPSVSNDRPNVALAPVAPWPGAAFAPTGDPFADGVGPGSYAQRQDVPEAGLDNLPIIAPLRAAKGMFLDPRDPNPVGMPVIGCDGQVGGTVTEVWVDRAEVIARYLEVEVAKSKKRVLLPVPFALINSPSGRVSVDAIRGDQFAGVPTIAKADQVTKLEEDKICAYYGAGTLYATPMRQEPIV